In the genome of Desulfocurvibacter africanus subsp. africanus DSM 2603, the window CGTCCTTCTGGTCGATATCAAGCCGACGGGTGAAATCTCCCTCGGCCATGGCCTTGGCTAGTTCAACACCCTTGGTAAGCGGATGGACGATGCCCCGGGTCAATAAAAAGGCCAGGAACAAGGATGCAGTCATGCCGATACAGATCATCGAAAAAATGATGACCTTAATCTTGGAATACATGGCTGCCGCACTCTTTTCGGCTTGGGCGGCCGTCTGCTCGTTTATTTCGGTAAGCTCATCCAGATGGGCGCGCATGGCGTCGAACTTATCCCTGCCCACACCCAGAGCAAGTATACGCGCCATGTCTCTGCCTTCAGCGGAATTGCTCTTCAATGCATCGAGGATTCGTTTTGATACCTCGATCCATTCTTCGCGCATGGCCTCGTACTTGGGCATCACGGCAGCTTCTTCCGCTGAAGTGGAAAGGGCCTTGAATTTTTTCCAGCGTTCATCGGCCTGTTTGAGGTTTGTCTCATGCTCGCTGAGAAGATCTTTATATATCTGTTCGCCAGGATTTGCCGAAATGAGAGAACGCTCGGCCACAATAAGCTGATGCAGGTCACGGTCCACTTGCAAGAGGTAATTGATGCTGGGCATCCTCTGTTGGAATATCTCCAGCAGAGAAGATTGTATGGAGCTCGCGCCATACCAGCCAACCAGGCCCGACGCCACAAGGAGCAAACCAAGTGTCACGAAACCACCAAGAAGCTTGCTGCCGATACGGACATTACCCATTGCCGCCATGATGAATCACCTCTTCCAACGTTTGTGGGCCAACCTGTTCCTAGGACGCTTTGACCCTGCTTCCCAGACGTTCCGCTACGCGGCGGAAATGCGTTCCAGACCCTCGCACCAGTCCTGTCCATCCTCTCTCAAGACATAGCCCCTGCATGACGTGCATTGGCTGAAAAAACCTCTACTCAACCCATCGGTCATCTTTCTCGCTGGACGTTCATCTCGCCCAGCACCTTGGTTTATGTGCCCATGCTGGTTACTTCATACATGCCAATGCGGCGATGGCGCATGCGATGAGGTTGAGCAGGATGAGGCCTAGATCGATCCTGACTGCAAGCCTCAACTTTTTCTTGGCTTTCCCAACATAGGCAATCGCACTAAATTCAATAGCACACGCGCTTGAAAGTCTCTGTGCTCGCGGATGCTAAGAAACGTAGCCCAATTTTTTGATTTCGCACTATACATATCAGTAAGAAAAACGATTGACAGATAAATTTTGTTGGCAAGCTTTGTCCTTATATTCCAACAAAATGAAATACTCCCTCATTATCCTTGGGCGGCATATGTAAACTTGGTCATCGACTTGATCTATGGTGAGTCAGCACGAAAGGACCGCACATTCGAGAGCCAGACGGGATCGGATGAAATCCGTGACAGGGGCTGCGCCAAACATCTTTCCCATGGCCCAAAAGACCTGCCCTGACCCCGGGATTCCGCCAGCGCTCCCTCGCCACTCTGTAACGCCTCTGTTATATAATCCATCTAGCCAACTAATGGGCAGACGCAAAAGGATACACCCTATCACGTCACTGTAGTAGGCCAGCCCGAACAAGTATCCCTTCAAGCCTCCAACTCCAGTATGAGACGCGTCCCGTCGCTCGTCTCGCCATGCTCCGCAAGGCCCATCTCTGCGCCCATGGCTGCACGCGATCGGCTTCGAGAGAAGGCTGCTCGTTATACAATACGTCGCCAAGCTGCCGCAGGCGGACTTTCCGGAGATGGCACGCCAAGTGAAATCTCTCTACATTGCCTTGGGAAGATTGGTTTTATTGCGACCTGCAAGACCGAATGCCAGACTTTCTATTCATTTGGCAAAAAAACATTGTCGATCGTCTGAAAAATGTTACTGTACTGGAGTTGAAGGAAGCGTCCCTACAGGAGGAGGAGACAATATGGAGTCCTATCTCGAAGATGCACTGGGGATCGTCAAGGCCCAGGCCGGGGTCCGCCACATGACCGAGGAGGAGATCGTCTCCATGGTGAGGACCCTTGCCGAAGGCATCAAAAACGCCACCGAAGGCATCGTGATCGAAGGCGAGGGCGACAAAGGCGAAATCCCTTCGGACCCCTCCAAGGCCATCCGCGAACGAAGCGTACAATGCCTTGAGTGCGGCAAGAAGTTCAAGGTGCTCACCAAGCGGCATCTTGCTCTACATGGCCTGACTCCCAAGGAGTACAAGGCCAAGCACGGCTACAAGAAGGGTACCTCGCTCATTGCCAAGGGCTTGGCCCGTGATCGGCGCAACAAGATGCGCGAACTCAAGCTCTGGGAGAAGCGCGGCGGGGGCGCGGAAGAAAAAGAGATGTAGGAGCATGTCGCAAAGGCTGCGACACCTCGAAGAAAAGAATGTTAAAGCCGTTGCACGACGGCTTTTTCATTTCAATCGTCCGACGAACGATAACTCTGGCGCTGGCGAGCGTGGCGCTCGGCCAAGTTGCGCAGGAGACTCTCGCCCACGGCCTGACCGCGCCAGCCCGTGATGTGCTTCCAGGGCGCATCGGCCTGGCCCATGAACAGGTCGCACATCATGTCCGCCACAAGCTTGCGAGGCGCCAGCAGCTCGGGAGGCAGGCCCAGCTCCCCTGCCCTGCGGTCCAGGGCGGCCTTGGCCTCGTCGGCGGCCGCCTTGAGGGCATGGGTGTGCAGCGGCCTGCCATGAGCAGGAGGCAACTCCTCCTCGGGAAGCTGCCTGGCCTGACGCAGCATGGCCAGGATAACCTTGCCGCTCCTGCGCACGACTTGGGGCCGCATGCCTTCCACTGCCGCCAGATCCGCGAGCTTGCCCGGCCAATCCCGCACCACGGCCCGTAACGACTTGTCATCCAGTACGAAACTGCGCGGCAGGTCGCGCGACATGGCCTCGTGCTCGCGCCAGGCGCTCAGGTCGCGCAGGGCCGCCAACTCTCGGCGGTCGAACTGCCACAGGGAGCGCATGCGCAGGTAATAGCACGCCGCATCGGTCTCGAAGCGGGCCTCGCCCTCAAGGGCCGCGCACTCCTCCCTTGCCCAGCTCAGTCGCCCCTGCTCGGTCAGGGCTTGGCCGAGAATGCTGTACATGGCCGGGAGATAACGCACATCCTGGGCCGCGTAGATCAACTGGGACTCGCTCAAGGGTCGCTTGATCCAGTTGGAGCGGGTCTCGTCCTTATCCAGCTCCACTCCGAACAGGGCTTTGACCAATGACCCGTAGCCCGGCTGGAAGCCATATCCCAGAAAGCTCGCCGCCACCTGCGTGTCGAAAACCGGTCCGGGCGCAAAGCCGCAGAGATAGTAGAGGGCTTCCAGGTCCTCCTGACAGGAGTGGAAAATTTTGATCAGACGCGGGTCTGCCAGGATTTCCACCAGAGGCGAAAGATCGTCCACCCCCAGCGGATCGACCAGGAAGACCCCGCCATCCGCGACAAGCTGTATCAGACCCAGGGTAGGGAAATAGGTCCGCGAGCGCACGAACTCCGTATCCATGCCCACGGCGTCGCAGCCGCGCAGCCTGGAACACAGCTCGCCCAGGGCCTCGGCCGACTGCACCAGGATTGCCTCGCTGTCGACCACGCCCGGCAGCTCCAGGGCTGGGCCCTCGCATCCCCCCGCGCTCATATCGCCACGATCCATGAACACCTCGCGCGGCCGACATGCGTTGACTTTCGGCCGATCGTATCGGATAGCATAAAATGATGACCGTAACCAGCCTTGGGCCTGGAGCCACCTTCCCCAATGCAATAACCCAAGGAGCATCCCTTATGAGACGCATCTGCTTAAAAGCCCTGCCGCCTCTGCTGGCCGTCGGGCTGTTCATCGGGCTGGCCGCGCCGGCCGACGCCGAGAACATGGCCTACGACTTCGAGGCCGAGATTCCCGAGGCCTGGTCCGAGGACGCAACCCACCAAGTAACAGGGCAAAGCCAAGTCCTTGGTCCGTTCAACCAACGCAACGACGACTACCCCAATAAGGCTTCGCTGCGCATCAGCAAGGAGTCGCAAGGCAGGCCGCTCAAGGTCGAGTTCGATCTGGTGCTGCTCGGCAACTGGGACTCGCAAGGTTCCAAGGCCGACAGCTTCACGGTCGAGGACGGCGACGGGAATGAACTGCTCAAGGTCGAGCAGTTTCCCTGCGACCTGACCGACAAAGACGAGAACCTGCCGGAAGGAACTCCTGGCGCGACCAAGGTTGGCAAACGCTACATGAGGCACTGCGTGCTGCACAAGTCCTTTGTGCTGCCCGCGGGGGTCGAGGAAATCGTGTTCAAGGGCAAGACCACGGGCCGCCGCAGCGAATTCTGGGCCTTGGACAACGTACGCCTGACCGCCGGGTAAGTCCCTGCCGGCCTTGCCAAAGGACAGGCCCGGAGGCTATATGTGTCCGGCCGGGTTGTCGCCCGGCGCACGCATGGCCGCCCGCTTGTCCGGGCGACCGCGAGCCACTGCAGACCCGGGGAGGACGCCATGACCAGCTTTTTCTTCTTTTTTCTGGGCATAGCCGTTGTCGGCACCGCTCTTTTTTACCTCAAGCACACCGCCGATAACGAGTAGGGCTGGTTCGGCATCCGCCGGGACAGTCACCAAGGGGCCATCGGCCCCTTTTCTCATTTTTGTACATTACAAAGCTCACCCGACACGCCGCTGAAGAGATAATTTCAAGAGCAGGCCCATCACACAGATCGATTCTCTGGTTTAACAAAAACGTATTATACAGTCGCCAATCGGCCTCCGCTTCTTCAATTATGTCCACGCAAGCCCTCTCGCAACTGGGGTCACGCGGGCATAAATAATATTTTATTAATTCAATTCAGCAGCTTAAAAACACAGGCCGCATTTTAAGCGATTATGGCACAAGCCGTGCTAATCTCAGTCTGAGTCCGGCAGACTTAACTACCTTCATCTTCCATCCCGCCTGTTTTATTTCTCCGCAGAGGGGCCGTTCTGGCCCCTCTTTGCATTGCCCTTTCCCATACTGATTTGCCAGACAGCATTTTCCCGTATATAAAAAGAGGCAAGAACCGACCACCGAGGATATCAATGTGTCTCCCTTGCTTCTATTCATCATCAGCTTTTTAATCTTTCTGATCATCTCCGCCATGGGCTATGGCCAAATTCGCAAGGACTTCAGCCGCCGCTACGAAGAGCTGCTGGGACGCTACAACTTCGTGGAGGATGGTTACTCCCGAGTCGCCGGAGAGTTGGACCGCGAACGCGTCCGCGTCAAGGATCTCGCCAAGCAGGTCGAAGAGCTCAAGTTGGATATTCAAGACCGCGACATGATACTGCGCGAGGTGCTGCCCTCGGCCAACCCCACGGCCCTGGACATTCTCGTGACCAAGGGCCTCCTGAGCAAGCGCGAGGCCGAAGCCAAGCCGACGCAAGGCAAGGACCCGCTGGTGGTGCTCGTGGAGAAGGGTCGGCTTACGGAGGACCAAGCCTACGAGGCCCAGAAGCTCTCCGAACGCATCGCAGCGCTACACAAAGTTTAGCCTGGCACGCAATGCAGTTCCGCGCGTGGGCGAGTTCTCCGACTCCCCAGGCAAAGTTAGTTCCTAGTCAGAGCCTCTCCCACCCTGCGCAACGCATGATAGAAGGCATAGAATTGCGAAAGCTTGGCCAACTCGAAACGTCGGGTAGTGCCCAGGCTGCGCAATTCCTGCAAGCGCGCCTCGGCGCGGTCCAGCGCGCCGCGCACGGCCTCGATCCGCTGCGAGGTGTGCTCGGACCAAGCCGTATCCGCCAGACTCAGCAATGCCGCCTCGATGCTTGCGGCCAACTCACGCATCTCGGGTTCCATGATGAAGCTCGCCGGCTCGCCGCTCTCCGCGGCCAGGGCGTTGGCCATGGCATGCAGACCGCCGTGGATTCGCTCGGCCGTGGTCATCAGGCCTAAGACGTGCTGGTAGGCGCGCGGGTAGATGCGCGATTCCTGGACAATGGCCTTGGTCGCCACATCCCGACTCTTGGCCAGCAAGGCGTCAAGGCCGCCGGCATCCGAAACCGATTCGGCACGTTGGGTTTCGAGGAAGTGGCTGGTCATGGCCGCCACTCGTAGCGCGGCATCGCGGAAGTACCGGCCAAGCGTCTCGCGCAGGAGCGCCGAAGCCCGCTGGGGCCAGACCGTCAGGGAAACCAGCACGGCGCAGGCAATGCCCAGAGCAATCTCCACCACCCGGTCGATTGCCACGATCCTCCAGTCCTCACTGTGCACGCCCATGAGAAAAACGATGGATACCGTGATCGCGGCCATGCGGAACTGCGGGGCATAGCTGGTCAGAAAGCCGCAGAAGGCCAGAGCCACGAACAGGAAGAGACCCGTGTACACGTCGCCGCCGGGGTTCACGGCAAGCACCAGCACGCTGATGAGCGCGCCCACCAGGGTTCCGGACATGCGGTAGGCGGCCATCTGCAGGGAGTCGGCCACATAGGCCTGCAGCACGATGACCGCAGTGACCACGCCGATATAAGACGAGGGCAGCCCTAGGGCCAGGGCCGAGGCATAGGTCAGCAGCGAGGCCAGGCCGACCTTGAAGCCCTGCTTGAGGCTGGGAACAATGCTCTCGCGCGTCAATTTGGCCATATATCTCTCTATATAACTCACGTTAGCGTTATTTTCCGGCAGGCGAGCCTGTGGATTTCGAAGATTCGTACACCCGCCTTCGGAGTTGCGCTACGCTGGCTCTGCCGCTACTTCTGACTGCTCCGGCGGGTCGCCGCTCCATCCTCGCGCGGTTCATGCGCCGGGGCTCGTTACACCCTCTCCCT includes:
- a CDS encoding MucR family transcriptional regulator, whose amino-acid sequence is MESYLEDALGIVKAQAGVRHMTEEEIVSMVRTLAEGIKNATEGIVIEGEGDKGEIPSDPSKAIRERSVQCLECGKKFKVLTKRHLALHGLTPKEYKAKHGYKKGTSLIAKGLARDRRNKMRELKLWEKRGGGAEEKEM
- the rnd gene encoding ribonuclease D, producing MDRGDMSAGGCEGPALELPGVVDSEAILVQSAEALGELCSRLRGCDAVGMDTEFVRSRTYFPTLGLIQLVADGGVFLVDPLGVDDLSPLVEILADPRLIKIFHSCQEDLEALYYLCGFAPGPVFDTQVAASFLGYGFQPGYGSLVKALFGVELDKDETRSNWIKRPLSESQLIYAAQDVRYLPAMYSILGQALTEQGRLSWAREECAALEGEARFETDAACYYLRMRSLWQFDRRELAALRDLSAWREHEAMSRDLPRSFVLDDKSLRAVVRDWPGKLADLAAVEGMRPQVVRRSGKVILAMLRQARQLPEEELPPAHGRPLHTHALKAAADEAKAALDRRAGELGLPPELLAPRKLVADMMCDLFMGQADAPWKHITGWRGQAVGESLLRNLAERHARQRQSYRSSDD
- a CDS encoding FUSC family protein is translated as MAKLTRESIVPSLKQGFKVGLASLLTYASALALGLPSSYIGVVTAVIVLQAYVADSLQMAAYRMSGTLVGALISVLVLAVNPGGDVYTGLFLFVALAFCGFLTSYAPQFRMAAITVSIVFLMGVHSEDWRIVAIDRVVEIALGIACAVLVSLTVWPQRASALLRETLGRYFRDAALRVAAMTSHFLETQRAESVSDAGGLDALLAKSRDVATKAIVQESRIYPRAYQHVLGLMTTAERIHGGLHAMANALAAESGEPASFIMEPEMRELAASIEAALLSLADTAWSEHTSQRIEAVRGALDRAEARLQELRSLGTTRRFELAKLSQFYAFYHALRRVGEALTRN